The sequence CGGCGGCTCTCACCGGCCCAGTCCCCAGGCGCCTGCCCCACAGGAGCTGCGGCCAGGGCGGCACTTCCCGCACCCAACGCTCCCCGCACCGTTTCTCCCCAGCCTCGGACCCGCTTGCTGGCTCTGGGACTTTTTAAGACGCAGCCAACAGGTAAGAACGCAGGGTCTCACCAGCCGAAACCACTCCTTTGCCAGTGGGTTTGCGTTGGCTCTATGGCGGGTTTTATAgtggttttgttttaaactgtAAGCAACCCAAAGCATGTCTTCCTCTGGCTTCCTCGGGAGCCTGGTCTACCCCAGCTGGGGGCCGAAGGGCACCACGGTCTGGCTCTGTGTGTGGCCTGGCAGCTCCTGCCCAGCTGTACTCACCATGGAGCATGCGCTGTCTCAATGGGAGGCCTCTGCCCTCTAGAAATGCACAGTGGGgtgccccaggctcctcctccctcccccagtgggAGCTCGGACGCCTGTGAGCCTTTCTGTGGGTGCTCACCAGTTTTGTGGATGAAGTGGGGGCTGAGCTCTGGGCGTGCCGCATCTCTGGGGCTGTGCTCACCCTCTCTGGGGCTGTGCTCACCCTTGCGTTTGGTTGGCCCGCTCCAGGGAGGCTTTTTCCTGCCCCTGAGTGGCGGGGTGGACAGCGCGGCCACCGCCTGTCTCGTCTACTCCATGTGCCACCAGGTCTGCGAGGCTGTGAAGAATGGAAGTAGGTGGTGTCGGGGGCTCGGGCTGCCCATGAGGGGAGCAGGGGACagacccggggtgggggcggcacgGGCGGAGGAGGCTCTGCGGGCCCTGCCGAGATGTCCCCATcatgcccagggcctggggcccgggCACAGCGAGGCCTTCCATGTCCCTTCCCAGGGCTTTGGGCCGGCGTCTGCCGCTGCTCTCGCCGGCAAGGCCTGGTACAAAGAATGTGAGCTTTGAACATCAGGCCAAGTTCAAATCCACCACCATGTATCTTGGCATTGGACATCCCCTAGTGACAGATCCAAAAAGTGGGGTGACTCTACTCATGTGACGAGGCTCCTGGGGCGATGCAGAGGGACGCTCCTGCACAGCGAGGGGCCGCTGACCTTCCGCGTGGCCGTTTGCAGACCAGGAGGTGCTGGCGGACATCCGGGCCGTCGTGAACCAGGCCAGCTACACCCCCGAGGACCCCCGCGAGCTCTGCGGGCGCGTCCTCACGACCTGCTACATGGCCAGCGAGAACTCCTCCCAGGAGACCAGCGACAGGGCCAGAGACCTGGCCCAGCAGATCGGAAGGTAGAGTTGTCACTGCTGGTGGCACAGGCCGGTGGCTGTGACCATGGGAAGCCGCGCCTGCGACCAAGTTTGTGGTTTCGCTGCCTCTGGGCTCGAGCCAGGTTCTAGGGAGCCCACGTATCCGTTTCACCCCGAATCCAAGCTGtctgctctcctcctccttcctatCCCAGTGTCCCAGCCTCGGGCGGCCTGGGCTGACGTGGGCAGGCCTGACCCCCGCAGCGGCGTGGAGGGCCCTTGAGGACACGGGGCTGTGTGAACGGGCCAGACACGCAGGGAGGACGCGGTGTGGGTCATTTCTGTGCCCCGCCCGGCACAGGCAAGGCCACAGAGAGCGGGAGCGGGCTCGTCGTCGTCGGGGGCTGGACGAGGAGAGCGGGTGGTGGCAGCTCTCGAGTCTCCTCCCGGAGTGAAGGAACCTTCCGGAGTGAGACAGAGGCGGTGGGTGCACAGCCATGTGGGTGCACCGGATGCCGCTGAGTCGTGCACTCGGGGATGGTCACCATGACGAGTTCCGGGGCACGCGTGTGCTGTTGTGTGCTCACGCCTGCCCCGCCCGCCCTCTCGCCTCGCAGCCACCACATCGGCCTCGGCATCGACCCCGCCGTGAAGGCCGTCCTGGGCATCTTCAGCCTGGTCACAGGGAAGAGGCCGTGCTTCGCGGCCCACGGGGGAAGCGGCAGGGAGGACCTGGCCCTGCAGAACGTGCAGGTGGGTCTGCGTGTGTGCATGTACGTGTGTGAGCGTGTGAGGCAGCATGAgcgtgtgtgtgtaagtgtgcaAGAGTAGGGTGTCTGAGGGGTTGTGTGGCGAAGGTATTTGTAAGTGTGGCAGTGAGTGTGGTGGGAGCAGGAGTACATGCTTGTGCACAagggtgtgtgtgagggtgtgagGTGTCTGagcatgtgtatgcatgtgtgaaAGTACATGTGAGCATGACTGAAAGTTTCAGAGTGAGATGTGGCTGTCATTGTGATTGTATGTGTGGGTTGTGAGCATTGGTGAGTGCATGAGTGTGTAAGAATGTGTGTGCATGGATGAGTGGGTGAGAATCTGTGCATTGGTGGGAAGGAGTGTGAGTGTGCACAAgaatgcatgcgtgtgtgtgtggtctgCACCTTTGCTGAGTGGCTCAGCCACTGCCCCCCAGTGGCCTGCCTCATGGGCGCTGGGCTGGATGTTGGGGGctgctggaggcagaggggggtcctggaggcagaggggggTCCAGCTGCTTGGTGCTGTCCTCTTGGTCCCCCTCCTGCTGGACATTGGtgtccttcctctcctccagaaGCGCCAGGGGTGATGGGAGTGGGCCGAGGGGCTGAGATGCCCCCTGGCTGCCTTGGCAGCCCAGTCCCGCCCCCAACACCCGGCCCCAGGCTTGGGCTCTCCTGTCTTTGCCTGGGCCGCCGCAGAGCACAGGGGTGCGTGGAGATGCGGCACCCCAGACGCCCACGCGGGGCTGCTGGCCATCCTCTCTGCACGCTAGAAAGCCGAACgtctctgcctctctgttttCCAGAGGGTGCTCGGGGACAGCCTCTCTCTCGAGCTGGGACGGGCCGTGGTGTTCGCCCCGCGCCCCCACGTATGTGCCCTGCACAGGGTCACGTTCCCCCTCCTGTCGTCCAGGCTCGGCTGAGGATGGTCATCGCCTATCTGTTCGCTCAGCTGAGCCTCTGGTCCCGAGACGCACGGGGTGGGCTCCTGGTGCTCGGATCTGCCAACGTGGACGAGAGGTGTGTAGGTCCCGCAGGTGCGGTGGGGGGTCCCGAGCACCCTGCATCTCAGAGGGGGAGTGCTCCCCGAGGCACAGTGGGGGTGTCACGTCATCCGGTGTCACTCAGGGTACACGTGTGGCTCCTTTGGTGGCACCAACACTCCAGCATCTCAAGATATGGCAGGCGAGGAAACTGCTCCTCCCCAGCCGACCCCCCCACCTGGCTCCGGGCTTTTCAGGCTGTGCCTCCAGCCTCTGCAGGCGCCCACGCCCCTTGGCCCGtgcaccctccctgccctgccgggCCCGGCCGGCACTTTCCTCCTCGGTCACAGCTCCCTCCAACTCTGACCCTGCCTCCCTGTTCCGCTTCTCGGACACTGTGGTTGCACTGGGGCCGCCCAGGAATCCAGGATCAAAGCTTCCTCTCTGGTCCCACCATCGTCACTGCTGCAGGGCCCCTTTGCTCTGTGGCGTCCAGCATCCACGGGCCCCAGGGATTGGGACGTGGGCCTCTTCGGGGCCACTCTTCGTCGACTACAGCAGGTGGCCCTGCTGCCCTCGGCTCAGCCCCCGTGTGCGCCGAAGCCCCGagctcctccccccacacacagtctgCCCCAGCCCAAGTAACTCCCCTCCCAAGTGCCAAGCTCGGGCTCCACGGGCCCCTGGGGGAAGCCAGCCTCGGGGTCCCAGGCCCCCCATTCCCGGCACCTGCAGACCCCAAGGTCAGCTGCATGGAACCCTGTGTCCTCCCTCGCTGCAGCCTCCTGGGCTACCTGACCAAGTACGACTGCTCCAGCGCGGACATCAACCCCATCGGCGGGATCAGCAAGACCGACCTGCGGACCTTCGTCCAGTTCTGCCTCGAGCGCTTCCAGCTTCCCGCCCTGCAGCGGTGAGGGCTGCCCGCCcgtcctggggctggggccggggcctcgGCCATGGCCCCGAGCTGTCCAGTGCCTGTCCTGTCCCTGCGCAGCACGGGCCACCCTCGCCTGCTCCACCCATGCCCCTCAGTCCCCACCGCCTGAAGACACAGCCTTGCCTGCCGCTGGCTCTTGGGAGCCTCCGACCAAGacaccctcttccttccttctcgtGCCCCAGTCCCCTTGGCTCAGGCCAGGGCAGGCGGCTGCCACCTCCCTTGTCCCTGGGTCCCCCTTCCCCTGCTATCCTGAGCCTGGGGGTTCTGATGCAGCTCCCGTGGCCGCGTGGAGGGCAGAGCCTGGTGCTTTCATGGTGTCTGTTGAGCTAATGAGCACCCAGCGGCCGTGACTTACCTGCGTGTCTTGTCCGCAGCATCCTGGCCGCGCCAGCCACTGCAGAGCTGGAGCCCTTGGCCGAGGGACAGGTGTCCCAGACGGACGAGGTAACGGTGGTGGCTCTGTCACCACGCttctgccctgcctccctgctcctggCGTGTCTGGGCTGGGCTCCCTCACGGCCTCCTTTCTGTCCCAGGGAACCTCCAGCCGGCACCGGGTATCTGTCCTGGAGCCCGGGCTCGGGGTCGGTCTGCTACTGGCCTTTGACATTTTGACTCGGCCGTCTGGAGGCTTGGGCCGGGGAAAGGGTGAGCGTGGGTGAGGGGTGTCTGCATGCGCTGTGGGTGACCCCACAGATGCGTGTGCCTCGGGCTGGCCTTTACCGATCCGGCCGGTTGGGGTCCCAGGCTGTGGCTCTCGGCTGTAGTGGACACTCATGAGAGGGACCGTGGACTGCCGTAAGATCCGTGACAACTGGCCTTCCTGCTTCCGGCCCCTTTGGTCACAAAGATCTGCTCCTGTATCTTCCTCTAAGACCTGTGTGGGTTCAGCCCTTTGTTCCGGCTGCGACCTCGTCGAGTCAGTTTTCGTGAGCGGCGGGAGGAAGGGAGGCGGGGCCGTCCCTCTGCACAGGGACGTCCGGCTGTCCCAGCCTGGGTTGTTGCCGGGACTGTTGTTTCTCCCACTGAATTGCCTCCGCACTGtggttgaaaatcagttgactgTGTAGACTCGCGTTTTAATTCTGGCTTCTGCTCCACGGATCCGCGGGCTGTGTTTGCACCAGGACTGCCCGTGTTCCCACGGAGCGGTGTGGCGAGTTCAGAGACCGGGACATGCGGGCCCTGCCCCTTTGTCCCTGGTTTTGAAGGCAATTTTGGAAATTCCGGGTCCCTTGAATTTCTGCTCGGATCCTGAGATCCGCCTGTCAGTTTCCGCCCAAGAAAGGAAACCCAGCTGGGTGTTTGCAGCTGCGGCTGCACAGGCTCCAGGGCTGAGTCAGGTGGACGTGGCCACCCCGGGAACCCTGAGTCTTCCAAGCCCCGACCTCGGGTATCTTTCCAGGTGTGCCGACCTCTGCTAACATCTTCCGGCGCCGGCCGAGCTTTTCAGAGTGCGAGCGTGCGAGCGTGCACTTGTTCTGTTAAATTTGCGGGTTTAGGTGACTGACTTTTGGTGCTGCTGTGAGTGGAATTGTTTTCTGAGCTCCTCTGGGGGCCCGTTGAGCTGGCGTCTCGTCACTGGGCTGTGTCGGCTGAGTTTCCGTTCTGGGCTTCTCGGATTCCCCCTCCGGCCGGCGGGATGTCCCTTCTCTCGCACTTCAGGTTTGCTTTGCTCcccgcaccccgcccccaccgcccgtGCCGGTGCTGGAGGTGGGAGGTCAGGTCGTGGATCTGGGTCACTTTGTACACGCAGGTGTGTGCAGCCGTGGCCTGTCTCAGACCGGCCTCACAGCGGCCTCTCCGTTTCGGTGTCCCGGGTCCTCCTTCTCGTTCATCTCAGAACGCGCTCCGATTTTCCTCGGCTTTCTCCTTTGACCCGTCGGCTATTTAGGAGtgaattttatctttcatttctttttcccttgtcAGTTCCCCAGCTTCCTTTCTGTTGCTGACCTTGTGATTCTGTTCCGTCCTGGTCTGTGGGGCTTTGAGGTCCTCCCACTGGCCGAGGCCAGTTCCACGGCCCCGCCGGGGGGCTATGTGGGGTCCGTCCCGGGGCCACCATGGGGAGAGTGTGGCAGCCGTCGGCCGAGGCTCTGCAGGCGTCCGTGAGGTCCGGGTGGTTTCCGGTGTCCAGGCCTCCCATCGCCTCGGCAACTTTCTCGTCTCATTCTACCATTTGTTGGAAGTGGGGGCTTAAGGCCCTCGCCTGTTGTTGGACTTCAGGGACTGAGATGTCACACGGGACAGGACTCCTTCACCAGGGGCAGCGATGAGGGTGGTCCTCGCCGGAGCCCACTGGTGCTTGGGGACCCCAGGGGAACAAGGCAGACACGGTCGCTTTCCCCAAAATGCTGTCAGGACCCTGGAGGGGACGGACCAGCAGGAAGTGACCGTGATGACCCCCATGGCTCCGAGTTTGCCCCCCAAATCAACCTTGGCGACCTGAGGGTGGCAGTGTCCCTCGGGTGGGGGTCAGGCCAGGCCTCCCAAGGAGGTGACAGTGGCGCTGAGGCCtcagggaaggcagggtgggtggCAGGCGCAGGATCCAGAGCCCATCACCGGGGGCCCCACAGACCCCAGCCAGAGGTGAGGGCTGTCCTGCTGTGTCACAAAGCACCAGTGCCACCATCTCCCCCTGACTGTACATTCTGGGGGGAGCAGGAATTGAGGGGGAATGGGAGCCAACATTGCAAAAGGGTCAGGTGCACACCAGGGCTTCAGGCCCCCACAGCCCCGAGCGTGGCCCGATTTCCGTGAGCCCTCCCCTTCTCTGAGTCAGCTGTCCCTGAGGAAGGCGGGCTCCCTGGGGTGGGCCCGGGCCTGGGGTGGGCCCTCGTATGGGTGCCCTGGGCAGCTGTAACAGAATTCTACACTGGCCAGTGTCAACAACACACCTGCCTTCTCTCAGACTCAGAGGCCCGGAGTCCGAGATCAAGGGGTCAGCGGGGCCCAGCTCCCCCTGAAGATTTGGGGGGcgggcccctcctgcctcctccagctcctggggctCCGGGTGTCCCCAGGCTGGTGGCCACATCACTGAAACCACTGTCCCCGTTTTCACACGGCCTCTGCTCcatcttctcccctctgtccccgcTGGGGACACCTGCCGTTGGCTTTCGGGCCCACCTCAAATCCAGGGTCACCTTACCTTGAGATCCTTAATTAcgtctgcaaagacccttttcccCACTGAAGCGAGTGTGTGGGTTCCGGGGCTTAGGCTGGGGATATATCTTTTGAGGGGCCACAGTTTGGCCTATCGCAGTCCTCAAAACCGGATGTGTGGTCATCGTGTTCTCCGAAAGCCACTTTCTTACTGGCCAATCTGTGTTGGGGGCGGACGAGGCCTCAGCGTCCACCCCCGGCCCTTTGGGAAGCCCCGCTCCCCGGCCCCGGTTCCCGCCCACGCCGGAGCTGTCCGCGTCCTTCCCGCCCTGACCGGCCGCCCCCTCCGCGCTGCAGGAAGACATGGGCATGACCTACTCGGAGCTGTCGGTCTTCGGGAGGCTCCGGAAGATGGCCAAGGCCGGGCCCTACAGCATGTTCTGCAAGCTCCTGCACATGTGGAGGGACACCTTCACCCCCCGACAGGTGCGCTGCGCCGGATGTGCTGCGGGGACGGCAGCAGGGGGCGGGCGCCTTGGCGGAGTGGGCTGGACTTGCGGGCCCTGGAGGCACAGCGTGGCCTGAGGCCCCTGTGCTCCGTCTCACACGACACGTCGGCACAGTTCCGAGCTTTCACCAGCTCGGGCCTTCCCGAGGGCCGGCCAAGTCCGGGGGAGCGGGGCTCGGCCACGCCTCCGGGAGCACACTGCGCCTTTCCTTTGGGGGGCAGAGTGTGACGCGGAGGTCAGGGCATCACTGCTTGTCTGCTGGTCGTCGCACCCGCGAGGGCTGCAGCCCGAGAACCGCCAGGAGGCCTGGTGGCAGAGATCCCCCCGGGATGGGTGCAGGTCTCTGGGGCGCGGGTATCAGGGCCCACGTGGCTGCAGCTcagcctgctgccctggcccGAGCTCTGGCTCTGTCCCTGCCGCCTCTGGGACATTCCGGTGCAGCGGGGAACCTGCCGGCTGGCGCCGCCCTACGCGACACGGGCAAGAACCTCGGCCTCCCATCAGACCGTGACGCCCCccgtgtccccgcccccaccaggtGGCTGACAAAGTGGAGCGGTTTTTCTCCAAGTATGCCACGAACAGACACAAAATGACCACGCTCACGCCCGCCTACCACGCCGAGAGCTACAGCCCCGACGACAACAGGTTCGACCTGCGGCCCTTTCTCTACCGCGCCGGCTGGCCCTGGCAGTTCCGGTGCATCGAAGGCCAGGTGAGCGGGCCCAGGGCGGTTGCGCGGTGCTCGGTGTCCACCGAGGCAGCCTCACGGCATGGGTGGGCTTCGTCTGCAGACGGGGGGTCCTGTTTGGTCTCCCCTCGCTCTGCACGGGGACCCGTGGGCGTGCGGTCAGAGTTCGGCGTGGGCTGCTTTGGTCCACGCTGTGGTTGTGGGGGTTGCGTACCCCAAAACAAGAAGCTGTACATCACACTATGAGTGAGGTGTCTACCACAGCCACTCCTGGGCCTTGGGCTCGGGCAGACGGCCTCTCAGCTCCCAGGGCACCCCGTGTCCTTTCTTCTCTAACTAATTCCGAGTGAGTCAAGGGGGCGCTGATTTGATGAATCAAGGCAAGAAGCAGGTATAGGCCCTTCTCgcctccttcccttttccatgAGGGTCAGCGAGTTAGATCCCACCGCCCCCGGCTTGTGATAATCTgacgggagggggagggcagctgAGAGTGAGCCCAGGATGCCTTGGACGTGATGAGCCCCGTGGGGCACACGGCTGAGCTAGGGAACTCGGGCGCTGGAGGAGCCCGTGTCATACCTGGTGACGGGAGGCGTCCCTGAGGGACCGAGGTGGGAACTGAGGCGGGAGCCAGGTAACACTGTGCTCCGTGGCCCCGCCCGCAACAAGGAGTCGGCGAGAGGCTCGGCTGGGTCCCCACCAGGGTGTGTCAGCGAGGGTCCCCCCAGGGTGGGAATGGGGTTTGGAGGCTGTGCGCCCAGAGATGGACATATGCAGACGCCCCAGAAGCCACACCAGGGAACGGTAGAGTCCCCTGCAGGCCTGTCGTCCCGCAGTCACCGCGGGAGGGTGGTGGCCGTCCGTGCAGGCTGGTCCCTGCACAGGGACCACCCTGGGTGCCTGGGCGATGCCGTCCGATCGCCTGGTTTCCCGGGCTGGTCCGTGGCTGCCACGCTCTCCTGGGGGGACTCATGCATGCACTTTGACGGCGTGATGCTGGGGTCAGCCAGGGGTCGCTGCGTCCTCACGGGGCTTCTCCCGCCAGGTGCTCCAGCTGGAGAGGAGGGAGCGGCAGCACTTGGACGGCGCGGACTGACGTCGGCCGTGCGGAGGGCTCCCCGCCCTCCGGGATCCCGTGGGCGACGTGGGCCCCGCGGGGGACCTCGAGCGCAGCTCAGCCCCCCTGCCCCGAGCAGGCAGGGCCTCAGCAAGTCCTGTTTCACGCACGTGCCGAAGGGGAGGGACCTCTGAAGctggttccttaaaaaaaaaaagttgaaatgaagagaatgtgattttttttaactcactgTTGAAGCGAGTGCTTTCCCCAGCGCCTCCGCCCACGTGCTCCCGAGGGTCCCCGAGGCCCATGCGGCCCAGGACCCGGAGGGGACAGGGCGGGGCCTGTTGTCAACAGTCTGCAATGTGGCCTTCCCCCTGTCCTTCCTCCGCCCTTGTTTAGGGCTCTTGtcactgtccccctcccccacactggcTCCTCCCCACGCCTTGTTTCCCGGGTCCCTGTCGTCGTCCACCTGAGGACCTAACCCTGCAGGGACCTCGGTTTCCCTCCGTCCCATGCCACCAGGGCGGACGTCCAGCCACGGCGTGCCCGGGGCCAGTGTCCCCGCCCTCCGGTCGGCCCGCCGTGAATGAAAATGCCTGTTCAGCCTGCCCCGTCGGGACTCGCACAGCAGTGCGAGGGGCAGGCGGGTGGTCCGCAAACCCGACACAAAAAGCACCCCGAAAACCCCACCCCACGATGACACAGGGGGAGGCGAAATTGCTGGACAGGAAAAGTAGAGGTGTTCAACGGGCAAATATGTTCTTGAGTGAGAGTGAGAACAGGCACAGGGCCGAGGCCAGGGAAGTGGCCTCAGGTGGCCCGGGACTCGGCAGCGGCATCCCGCAGGGTCTCTGTGGGCACGGGTGTGCGGATCGGGGCGCACAGACTGGTCCTTCAGGGTTCCTGGGGCTCCGGGGACGCCTGCCTGCCGTCCAGGGCCCCGGGCTGCCTGCACGGCACGGCCCGGCCCTTCCTCACGACCCGGCACATCCACGCTGGTCTGACACCGACCCACCCGATGCCCCCCACTCTCATCCTGTCCCCGACCGGAGGCCGGCCTGAAGCAGATGAGCAGCCCCCGCCTCTGTTGCCCGGGAGCCTGTGGGAGCCTCTCTCCGCCCGCATCGCACCCTGCCCCCGCCATCCCCCCTGCCCATCGGCCCCCTACGTCCCCCCGTTGGTTCTGCTGGTCTCCCTGTGGCCCCGGAGGATGTGCCGAGGGAGGGGCGGCTTTTCCATCCACGGGGGGGTGCTGTGGTGGCCTGGGCAAGGACAGTGATCGTGAAGTGGGGCTCGAGGGCTGTTGCGATGGCAGATGCCCTCTTCATCACTCCAGATGCCACCAGGTGCCAGCGCCGTGCCGGCTGCCAGGTCAGACCACAGGACACGGCCACCTCCGTGGTCACCCACTGTCGGGCACCAGAGCTTCGTCATGGCTAGAGGCCACGGGCGGGCTCTGTTTGCAGCCACAGGgacccctgtgtgctgtgcccgtGTCAGCGCCGCCTCCGCCTCCCACTGCCACAGGACAGACAGGCCAGCCGGAATCACGGTCACCGCTGAGCGCTCATGAGTGGAAGGTTTCCTATCACGGACACGTGCCGTGAAGTTGCCACCTCTTCAGAACTCCCCAGGGAGCAACAGGCTCCGGGGGGTGCGGGCTGACACATGCCGGGCTGGGGTCCCCGTCCCTGAGCTTGTGGGACAAGCGTGGGGCTGCCGTGCAGGGCCGGGGGGCAGAGGGCTCCCTCGAGGGACAGACGTGTCCCAATGGGCACAGAGGGGCTTCCTGATCAGGGGCCCATGACCTCCATGAGGGCTCCCACTACATCGTGGGACTcaaatattctttatttccacCGGATGAGGAAGGACAGGCCACTGGAGCAGGTGCGGCAGCCCAGGGCTGTGACCACCCAGGGGGACGGGGACAATGGAGAGGAGAAGAGGTCTTCACTCTCCCCTGCAGCTTccgtcctgggggaggggccatgaGGTGCAGAGCATGGCCAGCCTGTCCTTCTCCCTCACGGTCAAGGCCCCTGTTCTCCCCAACCCATTACTGGGCCCATCGGGACAGCCGCACCCTCACTTACCTCCAGCTGCAGATGAGCGGACACGGGCTTGCTGCAGGGGGGGGGGAGTCTTCCCAGGTGGGGGGGACATTTACTGGAAATGCTGTGCACCCAGTGCATCCTGGGACCCCTGGGGCTGAGCTGTCCTCCTCCACTTCCTGCCTGAGGGACGTGGTCCTCCAAAGTGGTTAGACACAGCCATGAGGTTCAAGGTCAGGTGTGCTGTTAGGTGTCTGGTTCCTTCAGGTGGGCTCCAAAGGGGCCTCAGTGATGTGAGACATGTGTTGCCTGCTGACTGCTTTTGTCACAAGCAGGCACTCTGGGGACTTTAGTCCACCCCTCGCAGGTTTCTGGGTTCTCGACCCTCACTCCACCGTCGGTCACAGAGTCTGACGTCGTCTCAGAGGGAACCTCACTGAGACTGGTCCCGAGTGCTCAGTGCCTGTGAGCacagcctggccagggcccagggcctctgcaggTGGCCAGTGGGCATgaggtcaccagggtggggcccagTCCAGACTGGCTGGTCCCTGTAAGAAGAGATCAGGGTACAGACACTCAGAGGGACAGCTGTGTGGAAACACAGGGAGGGGATGGCCATCTGCACACCCAGGAGAGGGGCCTCGGGGGCACCAGCCCTGTGACTCATGGCCTCGCACTCCTGCCCCAGGACGGGGACAGTGAGGGTCTGTCACTGAGGCCCTGCTCTGGTGTTTCCAGCAGACTCCACAGGGGGCGCTACACTGAGCTCATGGAGAGGACACCAGCCCCTGGGATGGGCCCATGTGTCCAGTGTGCAGGTCCCCAAGAGCGTTACATGACGACGGTCCTTTATGGGCCCTTCATTCACGGGGCCTCCCTGAGAGCAGACCCCTCTGGCTCCAGAcccacccccagcaccaccccacACTCATGTATGTGGGGGCTCGGGGCAaagcacagggaccagggaggaCAGACAGCATGTGAGAAGGTTGATCGTTTCCAGACTTTATTTCAGAAATGGTTCCAGGGAGCAGACACATCAGGGGACTCTGTCACCTTAGACAGAGGGACTCTACATTCAAACGTTTACAGTTGTCACATGCaaacaccctccccctcccccgcctcctctGGACGACCCGAGAGGACACGCAGCCGTGCCCGATGCGTCGGAGGGGAGGGAGTTACCCGACGGTCCAAGCTCGTTTCACACCCACGAGGGCAAGTTTGCGTTGTCCCCAGCTCCGCGCACAGCCCGGCACCTCCACGTCCTCTGCCCCTGGTGCCGTCACTGCGGTTCCACAGTGACGTGGGAAACGCGTCCCTGACTCCCAGCAGAAGGactgagtggggggggggccgcGTTCCGACCCC is a genomic window of Phyllostomus discolor isolate MPI-MPIP mPhyDis1 chromosome 6, mPhyDis1.pri.v3, whole genome shotgun sequence containing:
- the NADSYN1 gene encoding glutamine-dependent NAD(+) synthetase isoform X2 — its product is MPVMHRNVRYNCRVIFLNRKILLIRPKVALANEGNYRELRWFTPWSRSRQTEEYFLPRMLQDLTKQETVPFGDAVLATQDTCIGSEICEELWMPHSPHIDMGLDGVEIFTNASGSHHVLRKAHARVDLVTMATTKNGGIYLLANQKGCDGDRLYYDGCAMIAMNGSVFAQGSQFSLDDVEVLTATLDLEDVRSYRAEISSRNLAASRVSPYPRVKVDFALSCHEDLLEPLSEPVEWKYHSIGEEISLGPACWLWDFLRRSQQGGFFLPLSGGVDSAATACLVYSMCHQVCEAVKNGNQEVLADIRAVVNQASYTPEDPRELCGRVLTTCYMASENSSQETSDRARDLAQQIGSHHIGLGIDPAVKAVLGIFSLVTGKRPCFAAHGGSGREDLALQNVQARLRMVIAYLFAQLSLWSRDARGGLLVLGSANVDESLLGYLTKYDCSSADINPIGGISKTDLRTFVQFCLERFQLPALQRILAAPATAELEPLAEGQVSQTDEEDMGMTYSELSVFGRLRKMAKAGPYSMFCKLLHMWRDTFTPRQVADKVERFFSKYATNRHKMTTLTPAYHAESYSPDDNRFDLRPFLYRAGWPWQFRCIEGQVLQLERRERQHLDGAD
- the NADSYN1 gene encoding glutamine-dependent NAD(+) synthetase isoform X1 — protein: MGRKVTVATCALNQWALDFEGNLQRILKSIEIAKQKGAKYRLGPELEICGYGCWDHYYESDTLLHSLQVLAALLESQVTQDIICDVGMPVMHRNVRYNCRVIFLNRKILLIRPKVALANEGNYRELRWFTPWSRSRQTEEYFLPRMLQDLTKQETVPFGDAVLATQDTCIGSEICEELWMPHSPHIDMGLDGVEIFTNASGSHHVLRKAHARVDLVTMATTKNGGIYLLANQKGCDGDRLYYDGCAMIAMNGSVFAQGSQFSLDDVEVLTATLDLEDVRSYRAEISSRNLAASRVSPYPRVKVDFALSCHEDLLEPLSEPVEWKYHSIGEEISLGPACWLWDFLRRSQQGGFFLPLSGGVDSAATACLVYSMCHQVCEAVKNGNQEVLADIRAVVNQASYTPEDPRELCGRVLTTCYMASENSSQETSDRARDLAQQIGSHHIGLGIDPAVKAVLGIFSLVTGKRPCFAAHGGSGREDLALQNVQARLRMVIAYLFAQLSLWSRDARGGLLVLGSANVDESLLGYLTKYDCSSADINPIGGISKTDLRTFVQFCLERFQLPALQRILAAPATAELEPLAEGQVSQTDEEDMGMTYSELSVFGRLRKMAKAGPYSMFCKLLHMWRDTFTPRQVADKVERFFSKYATNRHKMTTLTPAYHAESYSPDDNRFDLRPFLYRAGWPWQFRCIEGQVLQLERRERQHLDGAD